The stretch of DNA TCATTACAAACATATATGAATGTTGGACACATCCCATATAATATTTGACATATCCTATGCTCTTCTTACTCAATACTACCAAGCTCAAATCAGTATCACTTGCACCATGCCCTAGTCTGTTATCATATTGATGAAGCAATCCCATGCTTAGAATCTGATTTATTGCCAGTGGTTGTGTCACTAGGGACATTGAGTTACATGATTAAGCTTGGCATTCGTTACAGTGATTTTTTAAAATAGCATTACATAACAATACAACAACCAAATCAAACAAAACCCTGTTCAAAAGGTAACCTACTATTTCATATGATCACTCGTTTTACACACCATGCTTCTATAAAATGACATACGGTTTAATGACAATCTGTCCTAAACTTGAATTTCAGTAGCCTACAGCCTGTGCACCATTTTAAAAGACATTACCTGAATTATCTCGGTCGTGTAGGTTTAATTGAGCTGATGCGTCTGTAATGCCGTGAAACTCTTCGTGAATGCTTTCTACAAGTCCAAGCTTCTAAAACAACGTCGTCGTTGTACTTTGGactttgatttaaaatattggatggctaacaacttcctgctcctaaACTCGGATAAAACTAAAGTTATGCTTATAGGCCCcaatcaattgagaatgacacaatctagccatctacccacactcgatggcatcgcattaacacccaatactagcatcaaaaaccttggtgtaactatcaactaAGTACTcttacttgactcacacataaaacagatctcaaagacataatacttcatctacgcaatattgctaaaattagaaaagtcctatccctccaagatgcaaaAAACGAATCCATGATTTTATTACGTCGCGACTAGATTAATGCAATGCCCTCCTGTCCGGATGTAGCAACAAGCCTCCAGTTTATACAGCACGCTGCTGCTCGCACACTCtctagaactaaaaaatatgaacatatcttAACCGGTACTTGCCTCTCCGCATTGGCTCCCTGACAAatgtagaattgatttcaaagtactcgtTCCTACATGCAAAGCCCTAAACAACTTGGCTCCAAACTCCCTTttaggaattagttgtcccctattgcCCACCAAGACCACTTTGTTCCCAGAGTGCATGCCTCCTTGTGTCAGGATTGTGCTCTGTCCGTTTTTGTGTTTCCTTGTTCCCACCATGTgattcttgtgtttgtttattttgtcatgtgcttcttgtgtttgttttgtcatgccatgtgttttctgtttttgtgctgaacacccccccacctgccctctgccacttTGCCACTTTTTTTCGTCACCTACCACACCTGCATTGTTAATCACCCTGTTTGTTTGACtgattggtttctcctgtgtcttgttaattcccctgGTTTAGTTCACCTGTTTCCCCCTTCTGATATTACGGATCAGTCTGTCCTTTGTCCCGTTTTGGTTCGTAAATCTTGATGAGAGAGTCTGTCCTGTTTGTCTGTATCCTTGCCCGTATTCCTTCTCTGCCGTGCTTCCATGTTTTTTGCCGTGCCCTGTGGATTCCTGAGTTGGgatcttctgtcttttttttatttgtattattattatagtttttGCCCGGATCTTTTATGTGTTCACTTTTTGGATCTTTACGTTAAACCTTTTTGTGAATAATCCCTGAACTGTCTTGCatctggtctgcgattgggtcctttCCTGCCGAACTCTAACACTTGTAATTCCAAGattatcaaaaagcacaatagccTATACATCCTATAGCCATGAATAATTGCGTCAAAAACCCGTCAATATTCCTGGATTTCTTTGACAGAAGCTATTTATGAAGCTATCGACCACACATACATTAATAAAGAGCAATGCATAACCAGTACATAGCAATAAATATAAGCATCGACTTTAAATTAATCCAAAGTCCGAAAAGACTGCAATTGGAAGCATAGGCTATATTAGTAATCTTTAACATTTTGTACAATTTGACGGAACACATAAACAACATTATTACATACCATTTCAACATAATGACATAAATAATCAATCACCCTTGCATGCTAAAACTGGCACTCTTTGGGAATGTCTTTGACTTGGATCTCAGCCTCATTCTGGAATTATCTAGATGATGCAGATCTGGTGCGTGTCAGCCAGGCCACAGctggtcttgtgcttgtgaaaAAGTGTGGTCAAGGCCTCAATGTACAGTTGGTGGTAGTGATCCACCTGTTCCTGAGTGGGAGATGGTGCCTTGGGCACTGTGATGGGACTTCCCACTAAAAGGTTCAAAGAGAAAGTGGTTattaattaaaaagaaagacatatttACCCCATTCTTCCTGCACCCGTGCAAGGCTGTCAGGAACATTCAGAAACTGTTTTTGCTGATGTATCTCAAGATTAGGactttcagaaagaaaaagtgGCCTCATCCGGTGTGTTTCCTTTTTGCTTGACATTGCATGACCAAGTAATTTGATCTATACCTTAACCATAGTGTACAGAAACTTTGCTCTGTAACTTTCTCTACCAACATGTTTAACTGTTTCTACCAACTTATATACACCAAAAACAGCTGCGTTATGGATGTTGGTAGTGACCAGCTGCAGCAAGAGAGAAGACTGAAGAAGCGTTGGCATCACTGGCACTGACCGACGGTGGTGATAGGACTCCGGTAGGGCATCAGGAACCAGCGCTCCCCCTTGAAGAGGCACGGGGCGAAGCCCACGACCTGTTTGAAGATGACCTGGACCTTGCGACCCAGGCTGCCCTCGGACAGCACCACCTGCCTGTAGGTGTCGGTCTCCCCAAACGAGTACACTGGCACCAGGTCAGCTCTGAGGGGTTCAGTACAGGGGACACAGGGCATGAAACCACATCTCACAACTCAGGCACTACACTGACTTTTTTTACAGACAAAACTGTGACTCACCCGTTCTCAAGTGCCAGCTTGACAAAGCCCTTCCTGTTCTTCATGACTACAGTGTTGACTcctggggaggagaagagggactCTTCTGCACCCCCGGTGATGATGACCACCGCATTCCCTACCCCACTCCTGGTCAGCAGGTGCTCAATACACTTCTTACTCACTGGAATAACGCCTGTAACGCCAGTTacacaaaaaacatttaaactCCAAACGTAATGTCTCCAATTATACCAGCAACGGTGCTATTGACAAcaataactaaactaaacagaaACTACAAATCGTATACACTGTTGATAACTACAAAAGATTTTAAGGACTGAGGTTACAATTGACCCCAACAATGCTGTCCATAAAAATGCAATCATCACTGATCATGTCAAACTTAGGCCAAAAAAACCctataaaaatataaacacatgtCGATATTCTACTGCTAATATCcacaaaaacatttgtttaataaatattttccGAATTACATGACTTGGATCAGTAAAtgaccccccccttccccagcACTCCTTAACCCTGCTGACCTATACGCATGATGTACTCCCTGAACAGCGGTATCCGGAAATGCCCTGCCAAGGTAGCCAGCCAGGAGCGCACTCCTGGGAAAACCTCGCTGAAACCACAGCCCTCTGTAGTGAAACAGACAGCAGCTCCAAAACTCATGATCCCATGGGGGTGGCATCCCAGGATGTAGTTCTTACTTGGGCTTAGTTCAGCTGTCTTCACCAACTAAAAAAGGGAGAGGgttggttttaaaaaaaaaaatctgaatagTATTTACAATATCATGACCGTTGTTGTGAATGATTATTTATTGCTATCGCTGAAAATATAACCAGTAATATTTAACTACATATGTGAAGACAATATTCCTCATTACCTTCACAGGGAAATAATCTTTCGCGTGTTTCCATATTTGCCAGTTTCGCACAAATGCACTTTTTCTGCCCCCTACAGTCCGTAGAGAAAATTGCAGTTGAATATGCAGAAACGTATAAAACTGACTTCAATGCCCCAAAAATTGTTTGATGAAAACTTGGAGGGAAACTCATGCCCTCCAGAACATTTtgattaaaataaatgtatcatgTACTTGGAGCTGTACCTCTTTCTGGTGTATGCCAGTCCATGATTTGCCAGGACAAGTACAGTGTTGGGAGAATCCAGAGGGAGGTAAACATGAGATATaccatcaacacaacacacagcactcctGCACAGAAAAAGAACATGCAGAGGATTAATCATAAATGACCAACAGTGACTAAATTAACCGCAAAGATTATGGCTGCGTACCCCATCGCAACTTTGTCTATCTGTAGACACACTTTGTCTAATGAATTATGCAGAGAGGGTAACATAGATTTTTTGCAGTGGCATCTGGTAAAAACATTACACAGGCATTGGTCTGCCATACCCAACCTGGCTCACTTACCAGTTCAGTGGTActatgtgtatttgtactgAATGATGACAGAACAAATGTCTTTATGTAAAGAAAGCTCTCACCCAAGAAGAGGAATGTAAATATGAACTGCATGACGCTGATGGACTCTATAAACCCTTTCCAAGATgattttttctccattttttgCTACccgttgagagagagagagagagagagagagagagagagagagagagtgagagtgtgtgtgtcaaaataaTCATTGTGGTTATCTACTGATTGAATACATTTCATTACAAACATATATGAATGACGGACACATCCCATATAATATTTGACATATGCTATGCTCTTTCAACTCAATACTACCAAGCTCAAATCAGTATCACTTGCACCATGCCCTAGTCTGTTATCATATTGATAAAGTAATCCCATGCTTAGAATCTTATTTATTGCTTGGGTTGTGTCACTAGGGACATTGAGTTTCTTGATTAAACGT from Clupea harengus chromosome 8, Ch_v2.0.2, whole genome shotgun sequence encodes:
- the LOC105906582 gene encoding diacylglycerol O-acyltransferase 2-like isoform X1 is translated as MEKKSSWKGFIESISVMQFIFTFLFLGVLCVVLMVYLMFTSLWILPTLYLSWQIMDWHTPERGGRKSAFVRNWQIWKHAKDYFPVKLVKTAELSPSKNYILGCHPHGIMSFGAAVCFTTEGCGFSEVFPGVRSWLATLAGHFRIPLFREYIMRIGVIPVSKKCIEHLLTRSGVGNAVVIITGGAEESLFSSPGVNTVVMKNRKGFVKLALENGADLVPVYSFGETDTYRQVVLSEGSLGRKVQVIFKQVVGFAPCLFKGERWFLMPYRSPITTVVGSPITVPKAPSPTQEQVDHYHQLYIEALTTLFHKHKTSCGLADTHQICII
- the LOC105906582 gene encoding diacylglycerol O-acyltransferase 2-like isoform X2 produces the protein MEKKSSWKGFIESISVMQFIFTFLFLGVLCVVLMVYLMFTSLWILPTLYLSWQIMDWHTPERGGRKSAFVRNWQIWKHAKDYFPVKLVKTAELSPSVIPVSKKCIEHLLTRSGVGNAVVIITGGAEESLFSSPGVNTVVMKNRKGFVKLALENGADLVPVYSFGETDTYRQVVLSEGSLGRKVQVIFKQVVGFAPCLFKGERWFLMPYRSPITTVVGSPITVPKAPSPTQEQVDHYHQLYIEALTTLFHKHKTSCGLADTHQICII